CGAGCTCACCGTCTCGCGCAAAGGGCACATCAAGGAGATGGTGAGCCTGCCGCTGGGCGCGGTGCGCCTGACCCGCGAGTTCCTGCGCCACGATCCGCCCAAGAAGAAGGAGCTGGCGCGCATGCGCAAGTTCATCGCCGAGGAGGTAGGGCGCATCGCGGCGTCCATCGTGGCGGCGCACGCGCACCGCATGATCGCCACTTCAGGCACGGCGGCGGCGCTCGCGGAGAACCGCCGGCGCGCGCAGGGCAAGCGGCCAGGCAGCATCTTGGTTTCGCGCCGGGCCACGATCAAGATGGCGGCCAAGCTGTCCAAGCTGACGCTGGAAGAGCGCCAACGGCTTCCCGGCATCGGGACGAAGCGGACGGAGATCATCGTGGCAGGCGCGACCGTCTTCGCCGAGGTGATGGAGCGCTGCGGGCTTCCCGGCTTCCGCTATTCGCCGCTGGGACTGCGCGACGGCCTGCTGGCGGAGATGGCGTCCGAGCACGACCGGCGCACGCGCTCGCGGCGGCAGATCGAATCCGACCGGCGCGACGCGCTGGTGGCCCTGGGCGCGCGCTACCAGGCGGACGCGGAGCACGCGCAGCAGGTGCGGGAGCGCGCGCTCGAACTCTTCAGCGAGCTGCGCGAGTTGCACCAGCTTCCCGCGGAGTATGAGGAGTGGCTCACGGCCGCGGCCATGCTGCACGAGGTGGGCGGATATGTGAACCGCGCGGGGCGTCACCGCCACACGTATTACCTCATCGCCCACTCGGAGATCTTCGGATACACGCAGGCACAGCGGCGGCTGATTGCGGCCATCGCGCGTTATCTGGGCAAGTCGCGGCCTTCGACCCGGGACCGCGCCCTCAAGATGCTTCCGGTGAGCGACCGCGAAAAGGTGCGGCGCGCGGTGGTGCTGCTGCGGCTGGCGGCGGCGCTCGACCAGGGACGGCGCAGCGCGGTGAAGCTCGTGCGCGCCAAGGTGAAGGGCAGCCGCGTCCTGCTGACGCTCAAGAGCCGGCGGCGCGCGGAAGCCGACCTGGAGCTGTGGGCGCTAGAAAAAGAGCGCGGCTATTTCCGTGAAGTCTTCGGGCGGGAACTCGCTGCCGCGCTCTCGTAAATGGTGCGCACCACCTTGGGCGTAAGGCACCAGTGGAGCGCGGCCATCTTGCGGTCCACTTCCACCTTGGCCACCGCGCCCTTCTTCAAATCGATGGAAGCCTCGGTGCCGTCGCCGATCAGCTTGCCCAGGAACTCACTCATGCTGGGATTGTGGCCGACCACCAGGATGGCTTCCTGCTTGGCGTGGCGGTTGAGCAGATCGCGGAAGGCCTGGAACGCAGCTTCGGGCAGCAGCGCGCGGTCAATCACCAGCTTGCCCTCGTGCCCCATCTCGTTGCCGACGAGGGAGGCGGTCTGCGAGGCGCGCTTCAAGGGGCTGGAGATGAGGACATCCACGTGCACGTCCAGCGCGGCCAGGGCGCGCCCGATGTAGCCGCACTGCTCGATGCCATCCTCATCGAGGGCGCGCTTTTCGTCCTTCACCGGGTCGCTCTTGCTCTGCCCGGCGCTGGCGTGGCGCAGGAAGTAAACGATCATGACTCGCTCTCCGGCTTGGGACCGGGAACTTTACCTGCCTCCGGGTGGGCGGACACCTGGGCGGTGCGCGGCCTGGCGACGCGCGGTTTGCGCGCCTTGGGGGCCAGCGCCTGCAGGGTTTGCTTGCCCTCGGCCAGGCCGATGAGGAACTCCTGGGCGTCGAAGCCGCGGGTGCCCCGCGGCCGCGGCGGGCGGGTGTAGCTGCCGTCGGACTGCAGCAGGCGCGACTTGAGGGTGTCGGCGAGATAGGCCTCGAGCATCTCGTGCAGGACGCGCTGGCGCGCCATGGCATCGCGCAACGGGAACATCATCTCCACGCGCTCGTAGAGGTTGCGCGGCATCCAGTCGGCGCTCGAGAGGTAGACCTCCTCCTGGCCGCCGTTGGCGAAGTAGAAGATGCGGCTGTGCTCCAGCATGCGTCCCACCACGCTGCGCACGCGGATGCGCTCGCTCACGCCGGGGATGCCGGGACGCAGCGCGCACATGCCGCGGATGATGAGGTCGATCTCCACGCCCGCCTGCGAGGCGCGGTAGAGCCCCTGGATGATGTTCTTGTCGAGCAGCGCGTTCATCTTGGCGATGATGCGGGCGGGGCGGCCGTGGGCGGCGTGCTGGGCCTCGCGGGCCACCAGGCTGAGCGACTTCTCCGCCAGATCGAGTGGCGAGACCAGTAGCGGCTCATACTCGGGACGCTCGGCGTAGGCGGTAAGGAAGTTGAAGACCCCGTGCACCGCGGAGGTGATCGCCTCATCGGCGGTCAGCAGGCTCAAGTCGGTGTAGAAGCGCGCGGTGGTGGGATTGTAGTTGCCGGTGCCGAGGTGGGCGTAGCGGCGGGTGACGCCGTCGGGATCGCGGCGGACCAGCAAGGCGAGCTTGCAGTGGGTCTTGAGGCCGACCAGGCCGTGGAAGACCTGCACGCCGGCGTCCTCCAGACTGCGCGCCCAGCGGATGTTGGTGGCTTCGTCGAAGCGGGCCTTCACCTCCACCACCACGCTGACTTCCTTGTTGGCGGCGGCCTCGATGAGGGCGCGGATGATGGGCGAATCCTCGCTGGTGCGGTAGAGGGTCTGCTTGATGGAAAGCACGTTCTCATCGCGGGCGGCGGCCTCGATAAAGGAGACCACGGCGTCGTAGGCGTCGTAGGGATGGTGCAGCAGGATGTCGTGCGCGCGCAGCTCCTCGAACAGGTCGCGCGACTTGGCGGTGAGGTGCAGCTCGCGAGGAACGAAGTTCCGGAACTTCAGCTCCGGACTCTGCTCCTGCTGGTACAGGTGCATCAGGCGGGAGAGGTTGACGGGGCCGTCGGTGGGGAAAACCTGCCAGGGCTCGAGTTCGAAGTTGGAGCGCAGGCGCTCGACGATCTCCGGATCGGCGTCGGCCTCGATCTCCAGGCGGACGGCGTCGCCCCTGCGGCGGTTGTGGAGCTCGGTGCGCACCGATTCCAGCAGGTTGCGCGACTCTTCCTCCTGCAGGTAGAGGATGCTGTTGCGGGTGACGCGGAAGGCGGCGGCGGAGACGATGTCGTAGCCGCGGTACATGTCCGCAGCGTGCAGGGCGACCAGGTCGGCCAGGGCGATGTAGTCGCTGCTCTCGCCGTTCGCGGGCAACCGCACCAGGCGCGGCAGAGCGCGAGGCACCGTGACCACGCCCATGTAGTTCGAAGAGGCGCGGCGGCGGCGGCGCAATAGGAACGCCAGACAGAGGGCCTTGTTGATGACCCGCGGAAAGGGATGCGCCGGGTCTACGGTGATGGGCGTGAGCAGCGGGTCGAGCTCGCGCTGGCAGTACTCGGCGACGAAGGCCTGGGCCGCGGGATCGAGCTCGTGCAGGCCCAGGACGCGGATT
The window above is part of the Terriglobales bacterium genome. Proteins encoded here:
- the ppk1 gene encoding polyphosphate kinase 1 codes for the protein MTRISLENPAFYINREVSWLAFNQRVLEEAEDDRNPLLERVKFLSIAASNLDEFFEVRVAGLLQRIEDGYSETGPDGMPPIEERDLVARLIHDAVESQYRCWSQKLRPALAEKGIRVLGLHELDPAAQAFVAEYCQRELDPLLTPITVDPAHPFPRVINKALCLAFLLRRRRRASSNYMGVVTVPRALPRLVRLPANGESSDYIALADLVALHAADMYRGYDIVSAAAFRVTRNSILYLQEEESRNLLESVRTELHNRRRGDAVRLEIEADADPEIVERLRSNFELEPWQVFPTDGPVNLSRLMHLYQQEQSPELKFRNFVPRELHLTAKSRDLFEELRAHDILLHHPYDAYDAVVSFIEAAARDENVLSIKQTLYRTSEDSPIIRALIEAAANKEVSVVVEVKARFDEATNIRWARSLEDAGVQVFHGLVGLKTHCKLALLVRRDPDGVTRRYAHLGTGNYNPTTARFYTDLSLLTADEAITSAVHGVFNFLTAYAERPEYEPLLVSPLDLAEKSLSLVAREAQHAAHGRPARIIAKMNALLDKNIIQGLYRASQAGVEIDLIIRGMCALRPGIPGVSERIRVRSVVGRMLEHSRIFYFANGGQEEVYLSSADWMPRNLYERVEMMFPLRDAMARQRVLHEMLEAYLADTLKSRLLQSDGSYTRPPRPRGTRGFDAQEFLIGLAEGKQTLQALAPKARKPRVARPRTAQVSAHPEAGKVPGPKPESES
- a CDS encoding histidine phosphatase family protein: MIVYFLRHASAGQSKSDPVKDEKRALDEDGIEQCGYIGRALAALDVHVDVLISSPLKRASQTASLVGNEMGHEGKLVIDRALLPEAAFQAFRDLLNRHAKQEAILVVGHNPSMSEFLGKLIGDGTEASIDLKKGAVAKVEVDRKMAALHWCLTPKVVRTIYESAAASSRPKTSRK
- a CDS encoding Ppx/GppA phosphatase family protein, which produces MPIFAAVDIGSNSVRLKVARLVRRRLQTLFEDREVTRLGEAVFGGGLLAPAAMAHTIKVLQRFHRAAQKHGADRVRVVATSALRDARNSQSFREWVRAATGWNVEVVTGLDEARLIHLAILSNSRLSPSPVLLMDLGGGSCELTVSRKGHIKEMVSLPLGAVRLTREFLRHDPPKKKELARMRKFIAEEVGRIAASIVAAHAHRMIATSGTAAALAENRRRAQGKRPGSILVSRRATIKMAAKLSKLTLEERQRLPGIGTKRTEIIVAGATVFAEVMERCGLPGFRYSPLGLRDGLLAEMASEHDRRTRSRRQIESDRRDALVALGARYQADAEHAQQVRERALELFSELRELHQLPAEYEEWLTAAAMLHEVGGYVNRAGRHRHTYYLIAHSEIFGYTQAQRRLIAAIARYLGKSRPSTRDRALKMLPVSDREKVRRAVVLLRLAAALDQGRRSAVKLVRAKVKGSRVLLTLKSRRRAEADLELWALEKERGYFREVFGRELAAALS